The Desulfomonilaceae bacterium genomic interval TGGTTGGGCTGGGACGAAGACGGAACTGCTGGTGCCATTTTTCGAAGTCTAGACTCCGTTGGTGGTAACGCTTTGATCCTTTGATTTCAACAAAAGGAGGAATAAATAACACCTTCAATTAGTCGGCAATAGGGCTCTGATAACAAGGAGCAAGGCAAAAACAAACCCGGTCATGTTCGCAGCATGGCCGGGCGTTTTCAATGAAGTTAACCACGTAATAGGGGGATTATGAAGAATTCTCTAAAAAAAATCAAGGATTCCGTTGAATCTCAAGCCAATGGGACCAGGAATCAACTCGTCGAGGTTTACGACTATCATGATGAGCAGGGCAGAGTCGCTTATCAAAAATGCCGATTTGCACCAAAATCTTTTTCCTGGCGCAGGCCAGATATCAAAAACCCCGGCAAATGGATCAACCAAGGCGCTCTAAAAGGCGTTCGACGGGTCCCATATCGTCTTCCCGAACTCCTTGCGTCCAATAAAGACATCCCAATTGTCATAACTGAAGGCGAAAAAGATTGTGACGTTTTATTCAACATTGGATTTGTGGCTACAACTTTCGGGTCCAAAGAAGACTGTGTAAAATTACTGAAAGACCCCGGCATCCCGGAACACTTCAGGGGTCGAATTATCTGGCTGGTCGCCGACAAGGATTGTAAAAAGGAAAATAGGGCTAGTGGGTACAAGGCTTTTCGTAAAGCCGCTGCCGCTTTAACCCATGTTTGCAGGGAAACTCGTCTGTTCCTCCTCCCAGGCCAAGGAATTAAAGACCCTCACGACCTGGTTTCAAGTTCCGGACCTGACAAAGCCGGGGAAATTATAACAGCCCAGGCCCAAAGAGCCGGAATATTTAGATCCAATGGCGCAAATACCTTCGACAAACCCAACAATAAGCCTATTTCCTCGGCTGAAATACTCGCATGTCTCGATTCAAATGAGGATGGTGACGCCTTGTTATACCAGCGACTTATGGCCGGCCGTTTGTGCTACGATCACTCGACCGGTGATTGGTGCAAGTGGGAGTCTAATTGCTGGAAACTGGACCGCTTGAACGAAGCCACTGCGTTGATTCAGGAACTTATTGATCTTTACAGCCGTGAAGCTCAACGTCAATCCAAATTGGCCGCAATGACGAGCAATCCCAACGAAACAGCGGCTAACGTCCATAAACAAATTGTAACCAACCTCCTTCGCAGAATATCGAGCCTGCATACCCGCAAGCGAAAAAAAGATGTTCTTGCTTTGGCGGCCAATGGAGAGAATTCGCTAGGGATAACCGGCGACGAATGGGATCGTTCCACTTACCTTCTTCCGTGCCAAAACGGCATAGTTGATTTAAGGACAGGGAAATTCCGCCAGGCCTTGCCTTCAGACTTTATTAGAAAGGTGGCCCCTGTTGAATGGTGTGGGCTGGAAGCTCCGACGCCTCAGTTTGAAAAGTTCGTGAATCAAATCCTGGTGGACGAAAATTACCTGCCGGACCCTGAAATGGTTTCGTTTGTTCAACGGCTTTTTGGTTACGCGATAATCGGTAGCGTGACAGAACACATTTTCCCTGTCCTGTGGGGGCAACGCGGCCGGAACGGCAAAGGCACACTTTTGCTTGCGCTGAACCATGCTTTAGGCCCTTTTTCCGGGAGCATTAGCGTTGAGACTCTATTGCAGTCAAGATATGAAATTTCAGGAGCTGCTCCCAGACCTGATCTTATGAAATTACGGGGAGCACGACTCATTTGGTGCAGTGAGAGTGATCAGGGTCAAAGGTTGAGCGTGGCGCAGGTCAAGAAACTTTGCGGTGGCGACCCGATTTCTGCGCGCGGCGTCTACGCCAGGAGCCAGATCGACTTTATTCCAACCCATCAAATTTTCTTTCTTACGAACCATAAGCCGACGATTCCGGTTGGATCACAGGACCCGATTTGGCAGCGAACAAAAATAATACCTTTTAATCTATCTTTCGTTGATGTCCCTACAAAACCCTGGGAGCGAACAATTGACAAGCTCCTTCCGGACAAACTCAAAAACGAGGCTTCTGGAATCCTTGCATGGCTGGTGAGGGGGGCTCTGCAGTGGCAGGTCGATGGCTTACGGGTTCCCAAACGCGTTCATCAGGCTACCGATGAATATTGCCTGGAGGAAGACAGTGTGAGCCGTTTCCTTTCGGAGTGTTGCCGAAAAGACCCGAAATCCGCTGTTCAGGGAAGTCTGATTTACAACCATTACAAGGATTGGGCTGGTCAAAATGGCTATACGCCTGTGAATCAAACACTTTTTGGACGCCAGGTTGGCTCTGAAATCCCAAAAGAGAAATCTGGCGGAGTGGTTCTGTACCGGGGGATAGCCCTCATAGAATCAGCCTAGGGATAGTTTTGACAGTTTAACACTATTTTTTTTAAAAACAGGAATGGGGTCAATATAGGAGAAGTTACTGGGAAACCCTCCAAACCCTCATTCCTATTCCTAAACAGAAGGTTTTTGACATGGATTCAAACTTACTCTTGTTTGTGCGCCAGGACGTTCCTTCCAAATTCGTCGCGTCTACAAATGGTGGCGAATATGCCGGCCCCTGCCCTGTCTGTGGCGGTACAGACCGGTTCCGGGTCTGGCCAAAAGAAGGTAACGGGGGCCGTTTCTGGTGTCGTCAATGTGGCCAGAATGGGGATATGATCGAATATCTCCGGTGGAATCGTAACATGACTTTTCAGGAGGCTTGTCGTGTCGTGGGCAAACCGCTGTCAGTTCCAAAAAAAATGGTGGTTGATCATTCATGGTGGAAAAAAAGACCCCAGATTGAAACGACGACAACTATTAATTTCAACGATTAAGAAAACTCGTCCTTAATTGAATGGGAGGGATCAGATTTGGATTTCAGTCCACGAGTTATTCGCCATAAAGACGCCCCGACGTATTTGGGGGTTAATATAAATTATTTTGACAGGAAAATCAGGCCCGATTTACCAGAAATTCAGTTCGGGCCGCAAATGATTGGTTACGATAAAATTGACTTGGATCGATGGTTGGACGATTATAAGGCCCGCAACGGTCGGCCTGGAAAAGGAAAGGAGGCAAATAAACCATGCCGACAGAAAAGCAAAGAATTCCGGGCCTTATCCTACGTGGAAAAACCTGGTGGATCGACAAAAAAGTCTCTGGAAAAAGAATTTGCGAGAGCTGTCGAACAGGCGACTATGAAGAAGCGGTAAAATATTTCTGCTTCAAGGTAGATCAGCTCAGGCAATTTCAGATTTACGGGGTTCGGCCCAAACGAACATTTCGTGAAGCGGCCATTCGGTATCTGAATGAGAGTTCGAAATCTTCGATAGCTGAAGACGCCAGGGTGATCAAAAAGATGGATAAGTGGGTTGGGGATCTGAATATTGATGAGATTCACATGGGAAAACTCCAACCCTACATTGAGTGCGAACGCAACAGAGGGCTTAAGAATCGTACAATAAACGGCGGGATTCAGGTCGTTCGTCATGTGCTTAATTTATGCGCCAATGAATGGCTTGATGAAAACGGCCAAACGTGGTTAGCCCATGCGCCCAAGATTAAGCTGATCCCGGAAGTTGACAGGCGTTCGCCCTACCCTCTTGACTGGTCGGAACAAATTAGGATCTTTAATGAACTGCCGGTCCATTTACGTGACATGTGTCTTTTTAACGTGAATACCGGCACACGGGAAGCGGAAGTATGTGGCTTAATGTGGGATTGGGAAGTTGATGTAGAAGAGCTGAACACCTCAGTTTTTATAATCCCGGATTACAAGGTTAAGAACCGGGATGACCGACTGGTCGTCCTCAACTCTGAAGCCAAGGCGATTATAGAAAAACGTCGCGGGGTTCACCCAACCCATGTTTTCACTTACCAGGGCCACCCTGTAAAAAAGATGAACACAAAGGCCTGGCGACGGGCAAGGGACAAGGTTGGAATACCAGAAGCCCGTGTTCATGACTTGAAACATACCTACGGTCGCCGTTTGAGGGCCGTCGGTGTTGATTTGGAAACCCGAATGGATTTGTTGGGGCATCGTAGTGGAAAGATTACGACTCATTACAGCGCCCCGGAATTAGAAGCGTTAATAGCGGCTTCTGAAAAGGTATGCCGGGACAATTCACGCAAATCTCACGCAATAGTGATTTTGAAGAGTAGATTAAAGCGGGCTGTTAATGGTTAACAGATTGGAATTATTGAGGAAGGTGTGGTCGGGGCGACTGGATTTGAACCAGCGACCACCTGAACCCCATTCAGGTACGCTACCAGGCTGCGCTACGCCCCGAGTTGTTAAGCATATCTTACAATAATAGCCTATCAAGTTTGGACCTGTCAACTTCAATCTTCGGAGTCACTTACAGACTGAATATTAAACTTCAGGACTTCTTTCGGATCTACTTTACCTCTTTTTACCTTTTTCCTGGCCTGGCTAAATTCCGCAACCCTGAGCTTCGTCAATTCGCTCAACGCGTTTCTAACGGTGACAGTAGACATGGTAATATTCTCAGTCGACGGGAAAAAGCCAGATTCCCCAGCGGTCTTCACGGCAAGTTTAATGAAATCCCGCTCCGAAATCGTTTCTTCGCCCATTTTGCTTAATGCCGCCGCGCACGACCGGTAGACTCTCAATATATCGGACAAGAGTCCGGCGAACACCTCAAGTGCTTTCCCATTCACAACTTCAAGGCTTTTATCAGTAGTGTCGCTACTTACCCAATCCTGTTTTTCAAAGAACTTAATGTTTCGCTCCACAAGTTCATGATCATTAACCAAGGGATCAAATATAAATTCCTTATTCAGCAATTCTTTCAGATTATTGAACTGTTTCCAGACAAGCTCACTCGAAATTGACAAGTCGCTTTTTTCATCCAATATTACCGTGGCTAGAAGAGCCGGAGCCCAAAGACAATTGACGAGGGAGTTCTTGTAAAATTCAAGGTTAACCCTCCGAGATTCGTTTATGACATAAGTCGGCTGCTCAGTTTCTGCCTCGCCTTCCAATTCCACGAATTTTCGTGATCTGAATCTTTCGATAGCATGATCACAACCTCTTACAAGATCAGGAACGCTTCGCGAGATTTCAATACCATGATATTTGAGGCCAGTTCCCAACAAGGTAACAGCATCCAAAAAGACCGACCTTGATACCAGGGACGAACCAGGACAAACAAGTCCTGCCGCGGCCAATTCCGAAAAGGTTATTACCGAGGCTTCACTTATCCCTGTCATGAGGTAGAAAGCAAAGTCTTCAACAAGCTCACGCCGTTCAGTGGATGTTAGATCCACTGCCGTCTGGCCTTTATCTCTCTTTAAAACGAACTCTTTAAAGGAAACCGGCTCGTGAAAACGCACATACGCTGCCCCATATTTGGTCTGCAAGATCTTCCTGGATTCCAGAAATGAAAAAAAAGATTCTTTCTGCTTTTCTTTTCCACGAAGTTCCTGCAAATACGATTTTTCTTCGGGGACCTGGTCATATCCCACGTAGGTGGGAATAAACGTCAGATCATCAACCGCGCCGTCAAAAAAAATATCCAATAGGAATCCCAACATTCCGACCTTGGGTTGCAGGAACTTTCCGGTACGGCTTCGACCGCCTTCGATATAGAAATTGACGTTGATCTTTTCCTTCACCAAAACTTGAACGTAGCTTGCAAAGACCCTCGTGTACAACAAAAGTCCCTTAAATGACCGTCTGATGAAGAACCCACCGCCTCGCCGCAAAATGTGACCTACCGGCCAAAACGACAAATTCTTGCCTGCAGCCATGAAAGGCAGCGGCATCTGATTCGTGAATAATAGATAACCGACCGCAAGATAGTCCAAGTGACTCTTGTGACATGAAACGAATAT includes:
- a CDS encoding site-specific integrase; this translates as MPTEKQRIPGLILRGKTWWIDKKVSGKRICESCRTGDYEEAVKYFCFKVDQLRQFQIYGVRPKRTFREAAIRYLNESSKSSIAEDARVIKKMDKWVGDLNIDEIHMGKLQPYIECERNRGLKNRTINGGIQVVRHVLNLCANEWLDENGQTWLAHAPKIKLIPEVDRRSPYPLDWSEQIRIFNELPVHLRDMCLFNVNTGTREAEVCGLMWDWEVDVEELNTSVFIIPDYKVKNRDDRLVVLNSEAKAIIEKRRGVHPTHVFTYQGHPVKKMNTKAWRRARDKVGIPEARVHDLKHTYGRRLRAVGVDLETRMDLLGHRSGKITTHYSAPELEALIAASEKVCRDNSRKSHAIVILKSRLKRAVNG
- a CDS encoding primase-helicase zinc-binding domain-containing protein, which codes for MDSNLLLFVRQDVPSKFVASTNGGEYAGPCPVCGGTDRFRVWPKEGNGGRFWCRQCGQNGDMIEYLRWNRNMTFQEACRVVGKPLSVPKKMVVDHSWWKKRPQIETTTTINFND
- a CDS encoding phage/plasmid primase, P4 family produces the protein MKNSLKKIKDSVESQANGTRNQLVEVYDYHDEQGRVAYQKCRFAPKSFSWRRPDIKNPGKWINQGALKGVRRVPYRLPELLASNKDIPIVITEGEKDCDVLFNIGFVATTFGSKEDCVKLLKDPGIPEHFRGRIIWLVADKDCKKENRASGYKAFRKAAAALTHVCRETRLFLLPGQGIKDPHDLVSSSGPDKAGEIITAQAQRAGIFRSNGANTFDKPNNKPISSAEILACLDSNEDGDALLYQRLMAGRLCYDHSTGDWCKWESNCWKLDRLNEATALIQELIDLYSREAQRQSKLAAMTSNPNETAANVHKQIVTNLLRRISSLHTRKRKKDVLALAANGENSLGITGDEWDRSTYLLPCQNGIVDLRTGKFRQALPSDFIRKVAPVEWCGLEAPTPQFEKFVNQILVDENYLPDPEMVSFVQRLFGYAIIGSVTEHIFPVLWGQRGRNGKGTLLLALNHALGPFSGSISVETLLQSRYEISGAAPRPDLMKLRGARLIWCSESDQGQRLSVAQVKKLCGGDPISARGVYARSQIDFIPTHQIFFLTNHKPTIPVGSQDPIWQRTKIIPFNLSFVDVPTKPWERTIDKLLPDKLKNEASGILAWLVRGALQWQVDGLRVPKRVHQATDEYCLEEDSVSRFLSECCRKDPKSAVQGSLIYNHYKDWAGQNGYTPVNQTLFGRQVGSEIPKEKSGGVVLYRGIALIESA
- a CDS encoding 1-acyl-sn-glycerol-3-phosphate acyltransferase; the protein is MTDLLSRKTVPDFLKAPKFRGIPGLLDREPSWLTQQIAKILSPRVKVDDEAANLIRELAKDGPIVYALKYPTYYDLQYLRMRIATIGLPAPCFVLGGPGSLRSYMFRAARLFRATSKLSGKNGPAHFGLDAEIVKDIFLNRGAGSFFLIDEAATRDRYVSPEHDPINILIEAQSKIPEPIAILPVFLLYDRRQRRQITPFWETMLGDSDQPGAINRVLMAFRKWTLPELLVGEPVHLIAEFEEFGSGKSWEDLPFEIRRELIENINDRIRVNRGPEKLSRTEIKERVLQDPRVQKAVSESAESDKTTEEKTRRKAESYVDEIAADQRLQMIHFLYYVLKWLFNKVLDRLDHRESDFSVLKKANEKNSLIFVSCHKSHLDYLAVGYLLFTNQMPLPFMAAGKNLSFWPVGHILRRGGGFFIRRSFKGLLLYTRVFASYVQVLVKEKINVNFYIEGGRSRTGKFLQPKVGMLGFLLDIFFDGAVDDLTFIPTYVGYDQVPEEKSYLQELRGKEKQKESFFSFLESRKILQTKYGAAYVRFHEPVSFKEFVLKRDKGQTAVDLTSTERRELVEDFAFYLMTGISEASVITFSELAAAGLVCPGSSLVSRSVFLDAVTLLGTGLKYHGIEISRSVPDLVRGCDHAIERFRSRKFVELEGEAETEQPTYVINESRRVNLEFYKNSLVNCLWAPALLATVILDEKSDLSISSELVWKQFNNLKELLNKEFIFDPLVNDHELVERNIKFFEKQDWVSSDTTDKSLEVVNGKALEVFAGLLSDILRVYRSCAAALSKMGEETISERDFIKLAVKTAGESGFFPSTENITMSTVTVRNALSELTKLRVAEFSQARKKVKRGKVDPKEVLKFNIQSVSDSED